Proteins encoded by one window of Chthoniobacterales bacterium:
- a CDS encoding DUF2723 domain-containing protein: protein MNSRIFQRGDWICGAIAALVAFVVYAWTTAPSVTLLDSGEFLVAAQHFGVPHPTGYPLWTLLAWLFQLIPLGNVAWQVALFSGICGALCVGLAAMLIRSTALWLAPAVAEKSLASIAAITFSLVFAFSQSMWSQAVIVEVYTLHALLVGLYLTSLYVWLRRPDRMGPLYASVFLLSLAFSNHQLTLALAVLPVIIVLLVRRDLFWDLLLAGTVTALIAYLSFALLADNPLVIKAAIRLAWLVVTILVIALILKRGRLHWKLIAFLPALIALGLLPYLYMPIASGTNPPMNWSYTRTPEGFFYSFNRSQYSGSLSDLSLRVFSKILGVADEKPLFDETPPSIDGKPPSLLRDLQTWSSFFWARTFASFTPLGILFFFAVFIGALRTPRAWVTRRVWIYLLVFAFCLAMVFQPVLEHATTDRAGWWLQMPYHTYTNFIFTLLAGIGAFMVLQAFAARLPRLRPVTWALVLLPIWPLLENDASCSQRGRLFGWQYGRDMVSVMPRGSVIFGGTDAGRFVPTYMIFGESSLPPSRRIDPAFDRSDLYILTQNGLTDRFYLQYIRDQYTDQRPPVRGAFERWLGRETAYPKDPLVLPTFEEMREISKKAVSELKAKQPNADILAVNRAMHNATARWIFEHNKAKHTFFVEESFPMRWSYPYAIPDGLVYRLNPEPLARLSDDIVRKDFAFWTDYVAKLKADPNFAKDYDAQRNFSRLRLTTGYLYQHRDMNVAAEGAYRQAIDLWIGNLDAIISLSGILWERREFDEPIALFDLARAYDPNNPEMLRYRALAGLRKEKQIEIDRTLETWRKHPQDLVPLRRLLELTMQVGANDQVDALLKESIGKLGDNPDFLALVLEVSEARNDWPSARDAADRWAKARPDSAEAFYRLARAEFMLEKKQEAVNALVKSVDVGGVEYRERLFSDPVFQSLKDVPELARLMVAPPPAAK from the coding sequence ATGAACTCGCGCATCTTCCAACGCGGCGACTGGATCTGTGGCGCCATTGCCGCCCTCGTCGCCTTTGTCGTTTACGCCTGGACCACCGCGCCCAGCGTCACCCTGCTCGACTCCGGCGAGTTCCTCGTCGCCGCCCAGCACTTCGGAGTGCCCCATCCCACCGGCTATCCGCTGTGGACCCTGCTCGCGTGGCTGTTCCAGCTCATTCCCCTCGGCAATGTCGCGTGGCAGGTTGCGCTCTTCAGCGGCATCTGCGGCGCCCTCTGCGTCGGCCTCGCCGCCATGCTCATCCGCAGCACCGCGCTCTGGCTCGCTCCCGCCGTCGCGGAGAAATCCCTCGCCAGCATCGCGGCCATCACCTTCAGCCTCGTCTTTGCCTTCAGCCAGTCGATGTGGTCTCAGGCCGTCATCGTCGAGGTCTACACCCTGCACGCGCTCCTCGTCGGCCTCTACCTCACCAGCCTCTACGTCTGGCTGCGCCGCCCCGACCGCATGGGGCCCCTCTACGCCAGCGTCTTCCTCCTCAGCCTCGCCTTCAGCAATCACCAGCTCACCCTCGCGCTCGCCGTGCTGCCGGTCATCATCGTCCTGCTCGTCCGCCGCGACCTGTTCTGGGATCTCCTCCTCGCGGGGACCGTCACCGCCCTCATCGCCTACCTCTCCTTCGCCCTCCTCGCGGACAATCCCCTCGTCATCAAAGCCGCCATCCGCCTCGCCTGGCTCGTCGTCACGATCCTCGTCATCGCGCTCATCCTCAAGCGCGGCCGCCTGCACTGGAAGCTCATCGCCTTCCTTCCCGCGCTCATCGCCCTCGGCCTGCTGCCCTACCTTTACATGCCGATCGCCTCGGGAACGAATCCCCCGATGAACTGGAGCTACACCCGCACTCCCGAGGGTTTCTTCTACTCCTTCAACCGCTCGCAATACTCCGGCAGCCTCTCCGACCTCAGCCTGCGCGTCTTCAGCAAGATCCTGGGCGTCGCCGATGAAAAGCCGCTCTTCGACGAAACCCCGCCCTCGATCGACGGCAAGCCGCCATCCCTCCTTCGCGACCTCCAAACGTGGTCCTCGTTCTTCTGGGCCCGCACGTTCGCCAGCTTCACGCCACTCGGCATTCTCTTCTTTTTCGCCGTATTCATTGGCGCTCTTCGCACTCCCAGGGCCTGGGTCACCCGCCGCGTCTGGATCTACCTCCTCGTCTTCGCCTTCTGCCTCGCCATGGTGTTCCAGCCCGTGCTCGAGCACGCCACCACCGACCGCGCCGGCTGGTGGCTGCAGATGCCCTACCACACCTACACGAATTTCATCTTCACCCTGCTCGCCGGCATCGGGGCCTTCATGGTCCTCCAGGCCTTCGCCGCGCGGCTCCCGCGCCTGCGTCCCGTCACCTGGGCCCTCGTCCTTCTCCCCATCTGGCCGCTCCTCGAGAACGACGCCTCTTGCAGCCAGCGCGGCCGCCTCTTCGGCTGGCAATACGGGCGCGACATGGTCTCCGTCATGCCCAGGGGCAGCGTCATCTTTGGCGGAACGGATGCCGGCCGCTTCGTCCCCACCTACATGATCTTCGGCGAGAGTTCCCTCCCGCCTTCCCGCCGCATCGATCCCGCCTTCGACCGCAGCGACCTTTATATCCTCACCCAGAACGGCCTCACCGACCGCTTCTACCTCCAATACATCCGCGACCAATACACCGATCAACGCCCGCCCGTTCGTGGCGCCTTCGAGCGCTGGCTCGGCCGCGAAACCGCTTATCCAAAGGATCCGCTCGTCCTCCCCACCTTCGAGGAAATGCGCGAGATCAGCAAAAAGGCCGTCAGCGAGCTCAAGGCGAAACAGCCCAATGCTGACATTCTCGCCGTCAACCGCGCCATGCACAACGCGACGGCCCGGTGGATCTTCGAGCACAACAAGGCGAAACACACCTTCTTCGTCGAGGAGAGCTTCCCCATGCGCTGGAGCTACCCCTACGCGATTCCCGACGGCCTCGTCTATCGACTCAATCCCGAGCCCCTCGCCAGACTCTCCGACGACATCGTGCGAAAGGATTTCGCGTTCTGGACCGACTACGTCGCAAAGCTCAAGGCCGACCCCAATTTCGCGAAGGACTACGACGCCCAGCGCAACTTCTCCCGCCTCCGCCTCACCACCGGCTACCTCTACCAGCACCGCGACATGAATGTCGCCGCCGAGGGCGCCTACCGCCAGGCCATCGACCTGTGGATCGGCAACCTCGACGCCATCATTTCCCTTTCCGGCATCCTGTGGGAGCGCCGCGAATTCGACGAGCCCATCGCCCTCTTCGATCTCGCCCGCGCCTACGATCCCAACAACCCCGAGATGCTCCGTTACCGCGCCCTCGCCGGCCTCCGCAAGGAGAAGCAGATCGAGATCGACCGCACTCTCGAGACATGGCGCAAGCATCCGCAGGACCTCGTCCCGCTCCGCCGCCTTCTCGAGCTCACCATGCAGGTCGGCGCGAACGATCAGGTCGACGCCCTTCTCAAGGAATCCATCGGCAAACTCGGCGACAACCCCGACTTCCTCGCCCTCGTCCTCGAGGTCTCCGAGGCCCGCAACGACTGGCCATCCGCCCGCGACGCCGCCGACCGCTGGGCGAAGGCCCGGCCCGATTCCGCCGAGGCCTTCTACCGTCTCGCCCGCGCCGAATTCATGCTCGAGAAGAAGCAGGAGGCCGTGAACGCCCTCGTGAAGTCCGTCGATGTCGGCGGCGTCGAATACCGGGAACGCCTCTTCAGCGACCCGGTCTTCCAGAGCCTCAAAGACGTCCCCGAACTCGCCCGCCTCATGGTCGCCCCTCCGCCAGCTGCGAAATAA
- a CDS encoding glycosyltransferase, producing MRRPLPVFLCVLAACLAVLAGSWLPQTGSSGELLGHAAKIEAILRLLRTGDFAWFPDYLTGSPSATLLSFALSVPVYAPGLLLASNPVIGMKITALVLFGLGGLAAFAFGRRLARDGWTGFAVGSAYLLAPQLLQRIGWQEHMTIVVVIPLVPLCFLALLRVADRGTPWDGVLLGVAFSAALLAWSKMGATLAIPLALFAAWQFLTRPECRTHLLRGALWAVPTVILLGVLPLLPLLRERAFMTVFELDPLRAWQGIYSVRTATSWFDRAGELFAPLARSDRMDRGGYYLGLVGFLAVAITIFLTWSPLRRSREVAAIRFFLLIALAMFWISFGPRSVIAGHFEFLSRAQEFADLGIPLHWLALAAQGVLLFWCLSITRWRVPIFCVVFAIYLFVPAFRLLERFPLYADLRAPDSFWILNGTFAWAVASALALVFVLRAVPNPRLRPILAAIAFAAAVADISPYFASFSKPGLSAGLFAKYREVTEKLHGPSDRIFAISGRYFYLDLPNTTGRPLSSEALNRYLMPKHTARLQSAAQSSATDMISYLRLAGISDVFIERRDPDVSGNFQRWFRAMLPLRFENDAFFVLSNPGSLHPGFFAESAVPADANNGQYVQALSLAQAHHLAVASLDDLPLDSLPGMKSPAEAAAAPGPDFIRLQLAGPRTPATVTFSAPGRAGWIVLDESWHPDWKALVDGVPKPVYRAAGAFPATSVSAAAHRVEFQLRPPAWYSGCLATASISWLAALGFLIAVPLLPASVRRKLWPPCPAAPLRVDPNAPRPAVIRPLAIIPTYNEAENISTLLDRILAASPDIEALIVDDASPDGTSARVKEHPAFGGRVHLLERAGKLGLGSAYRTGFEWAITHGHDAVLEIDADLSHDPADIPRLLAALDAGADAAIGSRYLDGVRVINWPEHRLLLSAGASRYVRVLTGLPLTDATSGFKALRTSALREIDGSQLRADGYGFQIELHWLLWTAGFRLVEVPIVFTERRVGQTKMTLGIALEAATRVLQLACLHPSRRAATPQ from the coding sequence ATGCGCCGTCCCCTCCCGGTCTTCCTCTGCGTGCTCGCGGCCTGCCTCGCCGTGCTCGCGGGGAGCTGGCTGCCGCAGACCGGATCCTCCGGCGAGCTCCTCGGCCATGCCGCGAAGATCGAGGCGATTCTCCGTCTGCTGCGCACCGGCGACTTCGCGTGGTTTCCCGACTATCTCACTGGCTCGCCGAGCGCGACCCTCCTCAGCTTCGCCCTCTCCGTGCCGGTTTATGCGCCCGGCCTCCTGCTCGCGAGCAACCCCGTGATCGGGATGAAGATCACCGCCCTTGTCCTGTTCGGGCTCGGCGGTCTCGCTGCGTTTGCGTTCGGCCGCCGGCTCGCCCGCGATGGATGGACCGGCTTCGCCGTCGGCAGCGCATATCTCCTCGCCCCGCAGCTCCTCCAGCGCATCGGCTGGCAGGAGCACATGACGATTGTCGTCGTCATCCCGCTCGTTCCGCTCTGCTTCCTCGCCCTGCTGCGCGTGGCCGACCGCGGCACGCCCTGGGATGGCGTCCTGCTCGGTGTCGCCTTCTCCGCCGCGCTCCTCGCGTGGAGTAAAATGGGCGCCACGCTGGCCATTCCGCTCGCCCTTTTCGCCGCCTGGCAATTCCTCACCCGCCCCGAATGCCGCACGCACCTCCTGCGCGGCGCGCTCTGGGCCGTCCCGACCGTCATCCTGCTCGGCGTGCTTCCCCTCCTGCCGCTGCTGCGCGAGCGCGCCTTCATGACCGTCTTCGAGCTGGACCCGCTCCGCGCCTGGCAGGGCATCTATTCCGTGCGCACCGCGACATCGTGGTTCGATCGCGCGGGAGAACTTTTCGCGCCGCTCGCCCGCTCCGACCGGATGGACCGCGGCGGCTACTACCTCGGCCTCGTCGGGTTTCTCGCCGTCGCCATTACCATCTTCCTCACCTGGTCGCCCCTGCGCCGCAGCCGCGAGGTCGCCGCGATCCGCTTCTTCCTGCTCATCGCCCTCGCGATGTTCTGGATCTCCTTCGGCCCGCGCAGCGTCATCGCCGGCCATTTCGAATTCCTCAGCCGCGCGCAGGAATTTGCCGACCTCGGCATCCCGCTGCACTGGCTCGCCCTCGCCGCGCAGGGCGTGCTGCTCTTCTGGTGCCTCTCGATCACGCGGTGGCGCGTCCCGATTTTCTGCGTCGTCTTCGCGATCTATCTGTTCGTGCCCGCATTCCGTCTGCTGGAGCGATTCCCGCTCTACGCCGACCTGCGCGCGCCGGATTCCTTCTGGATTCTCAACGGCACCTTCGCCTGGGCCGTCGCATCCGCGCTGGCCCTCGTCTTCGTGCTGCGCGCCGTGCCCAATCCCCGGCTCCGCCCAATCCTAGCGGCCATCGCCTTCGCCGCCGCCGTGGCGGACATCTCTCCGTATTTCGCCAGCTTCTCCAAACCCGGGCTCAGCGCCGGCCTCTTCGCAAAATACCGGGAGGTCACCGAGAAGCTTCACGGCCCGTCGGACCGCATCTTCGCCATTTCCGGTCGCTACTTCTACCTCGATCTCCCAAACACCACCGGCCGCCCGCTCTCGAGCGAAGCGCTCAACCGCTACCTCATGCCGAAGCACACCGCGCGCCTGCAATCCGCCGCGCAGAGTTCCGCCACGGACATGATCTCCTACCTCCGGCTTGCCGGCATCTCCGACGTGTTCATCGAGCGGCGGGATCCCGATGTCTCCGGAAACTTCCAGCGCTGGTTCCGCGCCATGCTCCCCCTGCGTTTCGAAAACGACGCCTTCTTCGTCCTCTCGAATCCCGGCTCGCTCCACCCCGGCTTCTTCGCGGAATCCGCCGTGCCCGCCGACGCGAACAACGGCCAATACGTCCAGGCCCTCAGCCTCGCGCAGGCGCACCATCTCGCCGTCGCCAGCCTCGACGACCTTCCGCTCGACTCCCTGCCGGGCATGAAATCCCCCGCGGAAGCAGCTGCCGCCCCCGGACCGGACTTCATCCGCCTCCAGCTCGCCGGCCCCCGCACGCCCGCGACGGTCACATTTTCCGCCCCCGGTCGCGCCGGCTGGATCGTCCTCGACGAATCCTGGCATCCCGACTGGAAGGCCCTCGTCGACGGCGTCCCGAAGCCCGTCTACCGCGCAGCTGGCGCCTTTCCCGCCACGTCCGTATCCGCCGCCGCGCACCGCGTGGAGTTCCAGCTCCGCCCGCCCGCCTGGTATTCCGGCTGCCTCGCCACCGCCTCGATCAGTTGGCTCGCCGCGCTCGGCTTCCTCATCGCGGTCCCGCTGCTACCCGCTTCCGTCCGCCGCAAACTCTGGCCCCCCTGCCCCGCCGCGCCGCTACGGGTCGATCCGAACGCCCCCCGCCCCGCCGTCATCCGGCCACTCGCGATCATCCCGACCTACAACGAGGCCGAGAACATCTCCACGTTGCTCGATCGCATTCTCGCCGCCTCGCCGGACATCGAGGCCCTCATCGTCGACGACGCCTCGCCTGATGGCACCTCCGCCCGTGTGAAGGAGCATCCCGCCTTCGGCGGCCGCGTTCACCTCCTCGAGCGCGCTGGCAAACTCGGCCTCGGGTCCGCCTACCGCACGGGCTTCGAATGGGCCATCACCCACGGCCACGATGCCGTCCTCGAGATCGACGCCGATCTCTCCCACGATCCCGCGGACATCCCGCGCCTGCTCGCCGCTCTCGACGCCGGCGCCGACGCCGCCATCGGCAGCCGCTACCTCGACGGCGTCCGCGTCATCAACTGGCCCGAACACCGCCTCCTGCTCAGCGCCGGCGCCTCCCGCTACGTTCGCGTTCTCACCGGCCTCCCGCTTACCGACGCCACCAGCGGCTTCAAGGCCCTGCGCACCTCCGCGCTGCGCGAGATCGATGGTTCGCAGCTCCGCGCCGACGGCTACGGCTTCCAGATCGAGCTCCACTGGCTGCTCTGGACGGCCGGCTTCCGCCTCGTGGAAGTCCCCATCGTTTTCACCGAACGCCGCGTCGGCCAGACCAAGATGACTCTCGGCATCGCCCTGGAAGCCGCCACCCGAGTGCTCCAGCTCGCCTGCCTCCACCCTTCCCGCCGCGCCGCGACTCCGCAATGA
- the def gene encoding peptide deformylase has protein sequence MVLPIVEYGHPALRAKGRRIEKIDARIRKLSEDMIDTMVDANGVGLAAQQVGLPLQLCVIDVLDAEEPGEMLIDGAAVPLEDYMPLTLINPDLTLSGNVESMKEGCLSFPGMQGSIPRPAVVQVTARTLDDQPLEFTATGLLARAVQHEHDHLHGILFIDRMEPADREATASVVEKLLRRNSL, from the coding sequence ATGGTCCTGCCCATCGTTGAATACGGCCACCCTGCGCTTCGCGCCAAAGGCCGCCGCATCGAAAAAATCGACGCCCGCATCCGGAAACTCTCCGAAGACATGATCGACACCATGGTCGACGCCAACGGGGTCGGCCTCGCCGCCCAGCAGGTCGGCCTGCCGCTGCAACTCTGCGTGATCGACGTGCTCGATGCCGAGGAGCCCGGCGAAATGCTCATCGACGGCGCCGCCGTCCCGCTCGAGGACTACATGCCCCTCACCCTCATCAATCCCGACCTCACCCTTTCCGGAAACGTGGAGTCGATGAAGGAAGGCTGCCTCAGCTTCCCGGGCATGCAGGGCAGCATCCCGAGGCCCGCCGTCGTCCAGGTGACCGCGCGCACGCTCGACGACCAGCCCCTCGAATTCACCGCCACCGGCCTGCTCGCCCGCGCCGTCCAGCACGAGCATGACCACCTCCACGGGATCCTTTTCATCGACCGCATGGAGCCCGCCGACCGCGAGGCAACCGCCTCCGTGGTCGAAAAACTCCTCCGCCGGAACTCCCTGTAG
- a CDS encoding biopolymer transporter ExbD: MRFYTRKRRTPVINIVSLLDIVVILLIFFIATSTFKKNQPQLEINLPDSKTATAAARAESEPLILAVKSADQITLDDKPVTVDGLTAALQAARAQAPQRPIAMQADTKAPFGVVVKVLDALKTAGVKNIPAFTQPEAAAPAAPAP; the protein is encoded by the coding sequence ATGAGATTCTACACGCGGAAGCGGCGCACGCCGGTCATCAACATCGTGTCGCTCCTCGACATCGTGGTGATCCTCCTCATCTTTTTCATCGCCACCTCGACCTTCAAAAAGAACCAACCGCAGCTCGAGATCAACCTGCCCGATTCCAAGACCGCCACCGCCGCAGCCAGGGCGGAGAGCGAGCCGCTCATCCTCGCCGTGAAGAGCGCCGACCAGATCACCCTCGATGACAAGCCTGTGACCGTCGACGGCCTCACCGCCGCCCTCCAGGCCGCCCGCGCCCAGGCTCCGCAGCGCCCCATCGCCATGCAGGCCGACACGAAGGCCCCGTTCGGCGTCGTCGTCAAAGTCCTCGACGCCCTCAAAACCGCTGGCGTGAAAAACATCCCCGCCTTCACCCAGCCCGAGGCCGCGGCCCCCGCCGCGCCCGCACCCTGA
- a CDS encoding MotA/TolQ/ExbB proton channel family protein has protein sequence MDPLFASAFESIAKFFLQGGIFMIPLLGLSVCAVTVMLLRGFALREAAVMPAAIGQEVRRLEPGDELTPLAELLRDNPSPLGHILGALIRHLTWPRADNADAVQTQARHETARMESGLVVLEIATGIGPLIGLLGTLSGLVSMFSNIGEGDPMVIAHGIAEALNTTIVGLSVAVPSLVAHNYFMRKIEVMSVEMEAVAAELLGKCYPNPDQQPSIERE, from the coding sequence ATGGACCCACTTTTCGCATCGGCCTTCGAGTCCATCGCCAAATTTTTTCTCCAGGGCGGCATCTTCATGATCCCGCTGCTGGGGCTGTCGGTCTGCGCCGTTACCGTGATGCTCCTTCGCGGGTTCGCCCTGCGCGAAGCGGCCGTCATGCCCGCTGCCATCGGCCAGGAAGTGCGACGCCTCGAACCCGGCGACGAACTCACCCCTCTGGCAGAACTCCTTCGCGACAATCCCTCGCCGCTCGGCCACATCCTCGGTGCCCTCATCCGGCACCTCACCTGGCCGCGCGCCGACAACGCGGACGCCGTGCAGACGCAGGCCCGCCACGAGACCGCCCGCATGGAAAGCGGCCTGGTCGTGCTCGAGATCGCCACCGGCATTGGGCCGCTCATTGGCCTGCTCGGCACCCTTTCCGGCCTCGTGAGCATGTTTTCGAACATCGGAGAAGGTGACCCGATGGTCATCGCCCACGGCATCGCGGAGGCGCTCAATACCACCATCGTCGGCCTTTCCGTCGCCGTGCCCAGCCTCGTCGCGCACAATTACTTCATGCGCAAGATCGAGGTGATGTCCGTCGAGATGGAAGCGGTCGCCGCGGAGCTCCTCGGCAAGTGCTATCCGAATCCGGACCAGCAACCCTCGATCGAGCGAGAATGA
- the hemB gene encoding porphobilinogen synthase: MSLSLPRRMRRNRSSAAIRALARETTVGVDDLIQPLFVHAGEPEPVASMPGVIRHSEASLVEECRRCAAAGLRAVAIFPKIDAALKDDAGSIATADENLLFAAVAAVKRACPDLLVITDVALDPYTSHGHDGVLEADGLAVANDETVEALCRLAVREAEAGADIVAPSDMMDGRVGAIREALDAAGHEKTLILSYAVKYASAYYGPFRDAVGSRKGAVPLDKKGYQMDPANVREAALEIALDEDEGADIVMVKPAGAYLDVIRAVRETTALPLAAYQVSGEYSQIHAAAQLGWLDYRSTRDESLLAIKRAGADMILTYFAREVAEEFKAR; encoded by the coding sequence ATGAGTCTGTCCCTGCCGCGCCGGATGCGGCGCAATCGTTCGTCTGCTGCCATTCGCGCCCTCGCGCGCGAAACGACCGTCGGAGTGGACGATCTTATCCAACCTCTCTTCGTGCATGCCGGAGAGCCGGAGCCCGTGGCTTCGATGCCGGGGGTGATTCGCCACTCCGAGGCCTCGCTCGTCGAGGAATGCCGCCGCTGCGCTGCTGCCGGACTGCGGGCCGTCGCCATTTTTCCGAAGATCGACGCGGCATTGAAGGACGATGCCGGTTCCATCGCCACCGCGGACGAGAATCTGCTGTTCGCGGCCGTTGCGGCGGTGAAGCGCGCCTGTCCGGACCTGCTTGTGATTACCGACGTCGCGCTGGATCCCTACACGAGCCACGGCCACGACGGCGTGCTCGAAGCCGACGGCCTCGCCGTGGCGAACGACGAAACCGTGGAGGCGCTGTGCCGTCTCGCCGTGCGCGAAGCGGAGGCCGGCGCCGATATCGTGGCGCCCTCGGACATGATGGACGGTCGTGTCGGCGCGATCCGCGAGGCGCTGGACGCCGCGGGGCACGAGAAGACACTTATCCTCAGCTACGCCGTGAAATATGCGTCCGCCTATTACGGGCCGTTTCGCGACGCCGTCGGGAGTAGGAAGGGGGCGGTTCCGCTCGACAAGAAGGGCTACCAGATGGACCCCGCGAACGTCCGCGAGGCCGCGCTCGAGATCGCGCTCGACGAGGACGAAGGCGCCGACATCGTGATGGTGAAGCCCGCGGGAGCGTATCTCGACGTCATTCGCGCCGTGCGCGAGACGACCGCGCTGCCGCTCGCGGCATATCAGGTCTCCGGCGAATATTCACAGATCCACGCCGCCGCGCAGCTCGGCTGGCTGGATTACCGAAGCACCCGCGACGAGTCGCTGCTGGCGATCAAGCGCGCCGGCGCCGACATGATCCTCACCTACTTCGCGCGCGAGGTGGCGGAGGAGTTCAAGGCTCGGTGA
- a CDS encoding tetratricopeptide repeat protein, producing MLSLLAAQLIAGFLLGAFRGFQYYMEYHRAMPRAELSRLATDPLLLALSTLLAIPIVGAALFVMVRLQRGGPMRTFLALRGFSAKQFFLWLAVLAAVLIGGEIFLRSIGETSDRDFTLGLLLTGTHLFWVVFAIVIGAPLVEELLFRGFFYGGMARSRWTTLAAILVPNFIWLALHTQYKGPTLLVLFAMGLVLALARHFSHSTLLPLALHIINNAVAIIAALLLLHPTGPSGIDFSRSTTLACMMRADAAEKAGDDYAAIDAYTEALAIDPRNQKALEQRGLLYQSTEDPAAAVADFTSLLGLTAEPERIRYLRADALADSGDSDAARLDLDSVISHDPGAFRAYTLRGDLMSRAGDYDLAIADYQSALRIRPAHLSALRGLASACLEKKDYDLAISQLDQAIRLSPRADLFFKRAYAYGAKGETDRAIADLDEAIRRAPRYAAAYGNRAYAWQQKRDYRKAYRDYQRSLKLFPNDAVTANSFAWLLATCPDPIFRDGPMALRYAERACKLTKWQMPACIDTLAAALAEHGEWDKAVWWQEQCLKRFPKAQITDAQKRLDLYRARKTFTEP from the coding sequence GTGCTTTCCCTGCTCGCCGCGCAATTGATCGCGGGCTTCCTGTTGGGCGCGTTTCGCGGATTCCAATACTACATGGAATACCACCGGGCGATGCCCCGGGCGGAGCTCTCCCGGCTGGCCACCGACCCGCTCCTGCTCGCCCTCAGCACGCTGCTCGCGATCCCCATCGTCGGCGCCGCGCTTTTCGTGATGGTGCGTCTCCAGCGCGGCGGCCCGATGCGGACATTTCTCGCCCTTCGGGGATTCAGCGCGAAACAGTTTTTTCTGTGGCTCGCCGTGCTGGCCGCCGTGCTCATCGGAGGGGAGATCTTCCTGCGCTCGATCGGGGAAACCAGCGACCGCGATTTCACCCTCGGGTTATTGCTGACGGGGACTCATCTGTTCTGGGTCGTTTTCGCCATCGTCATCGGGGCCCCGCTGGTCGAGGAGCTCCTCTTCCGCGGGTTCTTTTACGGCGGGATGGCCCGCTCCCGATGGACCACGCTCGCCGCCATCCTCGTCCCCAATTTCATCTGGCTCGCGCTCCACACCCAATACAAAGGGCCCACGCTGCTCGTGCTCTTCGCCATGGGGCTCGTCCTCGCCCTCGCCCGTCATTTTTCCCACTCCACGCTGCTTCCCCTCGCGTTGCACATCATCAACAACGCCGTCGCCATCATCGCCGCGCTCCTGCTCCTGCACCCCACCGGCCCCTCCGGCATCGATTTCTCCCGCTCCACGACCCTCGCTTGCATGATGCGCGCGGACGCCGCCGAGAAAGCCGGTGACGACTATGCGGCGATCGATGCCTACACGGAGGCCCTCGCCATCGATCCCAGGAACCAGAAGGCGCTCGAGCAACGCGGCCTCCTTTATCAATCCACGGAAGACCCCGCCGCCGCAGTCGCCGATTTCACCTCCCTCCTCGGCCTCACGGCAGAGCCCGAGCGGATCCGCTATCTCCGCGCGGACGCCCTGGCCGACAGCGGCGATTCCGATGCGGCTCGACTCGATCTCGACAGCGTCATTTCCCACGACCCGGGCGCCTTCCGGGCCTACACCCTGCGCGGCGATCTCATGAGCCGGGCCGGCGACTACGACCTCGCCATCGCCGACTACCAGAGCGCGCTCAGGATCAGGCCGGCCCACCTTTCGGCGCTCCGCGGCCTGGCATCGGCCTGTCTCGAGAAAAAAGACTACGACCTCGCCATCAGTCAGCTCGACCAGGCCATCCGCCTTTCCCCGCGAGCCGACCTCTTTTTCAAGCGAGCCTACGCCTATGGCGCGAAAGGCGAGACCGACCGCGCCATCGCCGACCTCGATGAGGCCATCCGGCGGGCCCCACGCTACGCCGCCGCCTACGGCAACCGCGCCTACGCCTGGCAGCAAAAGCGCGACTACCGCAAGGCCTACCGCGATTACCAACGCTCGCTAAAGCTCTTTCCGAATGACGCCGTCACCGCCAATTCCTTCGCCTGGTTACTCGCGACGTGTCCCGACCCCATCTTCCGCGACGGTCCGATGGCCCTGCGCTACGCCGAACGAGCCTGCAAACTGACCAAGTGGCAGATGCCCGCCTGCATCGACACTCTCGCCGCTGCCCTGGCCGAGCACGGCGAATGGGACAAAGCTGTCTGGTGGCAGGAACAATGCCTGAAAAGGTTTCCGAAAGCGCAAATCACAGACGCGCAGAAGCGACTCGATCTCTACCGCGCGCGGAAGACCTTCACCGAGCCTTGA